One Cucumis melo cultivar AY chromosome 8, USDA_Cmelo_AY_1.0, whole genome shotgun sequence genomic window, tctggagagcaaaaccgtcaaagggaactatttgtTCTTTGCCAATGATCGGAGCTAGAGAGTCATCGGCTATTTgaattttttcattaccggcacacgggCCATACGAGATAAAATGTTCCGAAGAACCTAACAAGTGATCTATAGCCCCCaagtctaagatccagggattcttccatcaacgctaataagcccaagggactgaggcactcttgactgagcaatggcacccaaagtcggagtcttggtctggctcgCAATAGGACcagttgattgagaagtgctggcaagggtagtctcactaatgtacgcacgtcctgagttctgtttTTCGTTGGAGGACTgtttcttacctcctgggggacgaccatggagtttccaacatcgatccttggtgtgccattgtttcttgcaatGCTCACACACAGAGATTaacttcccattattcttgtcactatcatgatttgaggaccgagcCCTAAAGGCAACGATgtcaatggtaggggtagtcaGTACACCCATagcattagtgcgatcctcttccaggcagacttcaaaacaaacttctaTTATGGAGGaaagaggtctttgtccgagtatacgaccacaaacagtatcaaatttgggattaagtcctgcaaAGAAGTCATAATCATggtcagcctcttcaagttCAGCATATTGTGTACCGTCATTTGGTATGTCCCAAAttgtctctctgcacaaatccatctcttgccagaagagagagcttgttaaaataggtagtcacGTCCAGGGgcccttgtttgcaattatggacctgttttcaCAGTGTATACAATCGATaggcattctgtcgtttcgagtaaagagtctgagttgtatcccacagATCTTTTGCAGTGGCTGCATATAGTAGAGGTTTGTCGATatgtggttccatactattaatcagcatggaccgaataagtgagtcctccCCCTTTCCAAAGCGTCCCCTGGTGGAGGACGTACAGTCTCTCTAGTTAAGAAGCCGAACTGGTGGGGAacttcgaggaacatctttattgatagggaccaagagaaataattttgcccatttaatttttcacctgaAAATTTCCCTGTAtacgaacccaaagagccagttatataatttgacggtaaattagggaacgaagttaccgAGTTCTTTGCATATAtcggcaactcggttggtttggaatgcgtcAAAAACTCGTCCGCTTCAATGTCCGATCTGTTCTGGGGTTGATCAATCCCGTTACCAGAAAACAACGGTTGCTATAAAGAGTCAACATACAGTGGATACTTACTGTACAGATTTAACAAATTTACAGTTGAGGGTTGTTGTCCAGAGCTCATAGGCGGCGCGTGAGGATGCGGATGGCCGAAAGGGTTTGACGGTTGGACATCCGAAGGCGCGTAAAAGGGAATGGACTGGGCGGTGAGATGAAAAGGCGGCAACACGTGAGGCATCTTCTGGTCAGACGGCGGCGCATATGGCTGCGACaccactcccgttgggtagattggcggtttctgtaggttttggagcagtttctccacagcggcgacggcggcggcggcagtgacgggttcagtttcgatctgggtttctcctaggttattttctcgggtttcgttattgcttttaccatattgaaagcaattaacaacccgagacttatgtggaaacccgagaaccggaagaaaaaccatgatactttagtttttattatttctcttatgaatgaatacaatagatacaaagggagagaataaatagagcacaataggagtaagaaaggaaaagatttaggaaataaaatcttctatattattctttccaaaaatactctaaggcaaagccctactaattctaacataATTTATATTAGAGATCTCATTGGGATTAAACCAAACTCAATGTCCACTCCAATTATATACTGGTATCTTTCTGATTAATAATTCCTTCTTAGTTATGTTGGAACATGCTCATGTTTAGGccattctctttcttttttagtcTTCACTGTTAGTTCTTGGGTTATACCTTGTATTCGGGTGGAGACAGGTCCCCCTTGTCTTACCTTATGAAGGTTTGGAATTAactgttttaatttttttaattgcCAGTAGCCTTTGTATATAGTTACTGCCTCTCATAGCTTAATAATTTCCCACTCATGCAATCACATTTCAATTTTCATTAACTAAAAGAAGTTTAAGTTTAAAAAGTAAAATGACAATGGATGAATGATGATCACACAAAACAGTTTCGTATGATTGTTGGGTACAACATGTACaaacttaaaacaaaaatacCCAAGGTCAcccaaaaagaaaagggctCGCCCTTCTAAATACTCAACACACCCAACCCCACTCTActgttttttttcaaaataaacgCTAGGAATGAAGCTAAGAACGGAAtgtcaaagaagaaaaaagcaaCAATAAAAAATAACCAATAGAGTACCTTTAATATGAAACTGCAAGAAGAAACCTGGCTGCTAAACCTTAAGCCAAAATTATGCTCTGCACAAGATGTGGATTAATAAGACTCATTCCTCATCATTATTAAAGATTAATTCCAAAAGAAATGGGAATGGATAACCATCCACGATAAAATCATGAGCTCAAGCATTCCAGATAAACAAGATCCAATTAAAACAACAAAGATTCCAAAGTGCAGATGATATCTCTAACTAAACTCTGCAAGTACCAGATACAGATTTCCCCTGAAAGGTGCAATCAAGATTGGCTAGCACAGGTTTTCTCTGTGAATCTTCTAATAAATGCTCCAAATAATTTGTCCTCTGTAAAATATAAGATATTaactatttaagaaaaaaaacaccATACATCAAACAAACATAGTCTAAAACCAATAATTGTATCGCCTTGGTTTAGAATTCATTAAGAGATAATTTTTacaactctttttctttttcttttttccaattaTCAAGAGATAAAATTAGCAACTGGATGTTGTCAAATGTATTAGAAAAGAAAGGATGAGGTTATGTGCATTTCTCCTCCTCCTTCCTAGACACAGAATGCAGGACATGATTGGATTTCTAGTCAAAGAGATGTTTTCTCAACAGTTGGCTTCTGTCAGACAGCCATGCGACCATCCCAGCAGGACAAGTCCACCTAGAACAATCCTCAACACTTGTCTTCTGATTacaacaaagaaataaaatgtaatTTGTTCATATTCGCATTTGTTTATACTTGTGTttacataatttcatttctataCATGAAGATTATACATCTATTCGGTGGCGAGAGACAAGAATAATAGTAGTAACTCAATAGGAAATAAAATATCTACGAATAAGCCAGTTTCAAACCATGCAATAATGGCCTTTGGAAACGGAAACTATGTGCATTTTTTATATGGTTCAATGCATCTCATGTTTTTCCATGACATGTAAGTGCGTAAATTCCACCAGCTTTAAAGACCTAACCTAGTCACCAACGCAAAAGCAAGGCACGACAAATTGAATATTGAAAATACTACTAGATGAAAACAATTTGAAACAAGACATATAAAATAGGATATCTGGCCAACAATCGAAAACGAacataacaaaagaaaatagtCAAAATCCAAGAATGGGATGTATAACACTAAgcaaaacaaaaatttagagGACAGGGTGAAGATGCTTCGAGATACGACAGGTGCCATCTCTAAATCAGAATTAAGTTATTCAAAAGATCAATTACGCAATGAAGAGGAGAAAACTATATGGAACTTTGCAATTAAAAATATACCTCAGAAAGTTCTTGAAGCTTCAATTGCAAATCTGTTTCTCTCTTTTTCCATTCAACTTCTTTTCTACACCAATTTGCATCCTAAATCAAATTGAAGGCGTATATATATAAGGGTTTGAAAGTAATAACAACAAACACATTGACATATTGGTGTTTATGTGCACTAAAGCACaattataaaaaatgatttCCCTCCCTCCCTTACTCTCTCTGAGACGGGGAATAGGAAAACGTAATAATTTCTCATATATGAAAAGAGGTAATATTGTGAATAATAAGACAtcaaaacttctaaaaattaGAGGTTTTGTTTGAGATTAATGaaaaaagttaacattttttaGACAAGGAAAGAAAGATGAGGCCACGCCTTTTTAGATTGTTGAaagataaaaaatgaaacgaaaGTTTGAAATGTATTAAGAGCAAATTTAGAAGATTTATATTATGAATTACTTTAAAGGGGTAATTTCACGGACCTTCTTCTCAAGAGAGGCACAAGTAGCTTCAAGTGACTTGATTCtctgaaaaggaaaaaaaggcaGAATCCTAATCAAGATTAGCCTCCTCCTTAAAACTTAAAAACGCACATCAACCCTTAGAATTTAGGAAAACCTTTTGAGATTCTCCATCAGCAGCAACAATTCGTGGTGCAAAAAGTTTCCTGACATCCTTCGTGGAACACTTCCTATTACACTGTGGACACTGTTTTTGGAAGGAGGGAAGGTTAATTTTTGTGTAAATTAATCATAGTTTTATCAAAATGCAGAACCTAATCATTGTGTGGACAAATACCTTCCCTGCATTTTTACGTTGTTGCAACCATCTATTGATACAAGACATGCCATACAAGTGCCCACAAGGAAGACAACTGCAGTCACACGAGACAATTAGACGACTTTAAGGAACATTAACATGGGTAATGGTCCGGTTCATTAACAAGTTAATAGCGCTGACTATTCCAATTTCAACAGAAAGTATGAATTGCCAAAATAAAAGACCTAATCAAAAGAGACTACACATACTATCTTCTGAAAATAGTACAATCCCGTAAATCATTAAACCGTGAAGTCAAGAGTAGTGTATCATGAAGAAGCAATAGATATCATAGCCTATAAGGACAACTTAATTGAACAGATAATTCCCTGAAGTAGAGGCTACTCGATCCGAAGTTCAAATCTAAACTAGTTACAAATTTGCACGAGCTATTTACTTTATACCCCCATCGTAACTATCTTGAAACCAGTCACCAACGAAGTGGAAAAACAGAACTGACATATTATCAACCAATAATTCTAGTCTTTGACTGAACTTTTCGTTAAAGAAACACAAATGGGTATGAAGTGCAAGAGAGAATAAAGACCAATTGTTCGCACCAAATATGATGTTCACCGTAATTGGTCCACGCATCCATGCAAATAGAGCAAATCATGTCGTCATTTTCATTCCGATTCCATTCATTCTGCGAAGAACTCGCTTCACCTCCCTCGGTCCTTCTCCGCTTGTCTAACTCTTCCTCAACCCAAAACGAAACCCTAGCTTGAGCAGATCCGGTGGTACCCGTTTGTGAAGCCCTAGGCGATTGCAACACCTCAGGAACATAATCAACTCCTTCTTCCGCATGCCCTTCTACTGTTTCCTCACTTTCGTCAGTCTCCTCGTCGTCGTCGtcatcctcctcctcctcctcttcttcttctcctccccCGTCGTCAACATCTTCGACTTCGTAATGAACATGCAGAATGTCGGAGTCCGGCATTGAAGACTCGAAATGTGAAGACAACGAAGAGAAATCGCGTTTTATCTGTTTGCTCCTTCAAGCCCTATCCGACTTCTCAGATATGAAGCCCTAATTCTGTAACGGAAGCTATGGCGGTCGGCCGATAATGGCGTTTTCTTTCTGGAAGGCGTTTCGGATCGGTGGAAAGTGAGAAAATTTTTGTCAGCTTAGCTTCCCGCGCCGTTGGAAATTCTATCTTTCAGTAtcgatattttgaaaattttcaacaACGCCTAAAGTAGAGGCTCTTCTGTCTTAAAGattaatgaataaataaataaataaatacacgATCTTTATACTTTATAGtttcaaaaatatatacaaatttaTTCTATTAATAAGAATTTTTCTAAAGTAAACATGATAGATCGAAAAGCTAATTCGACTTACTAAAATCGACCAAACTAAAGTGGTCGATCGGCTTTGGGAGAGGTTAGGATACCAACCCACATCATCTTATACTTTTCAAACTTTCATGcgtatttttatataatttttaaattgttcGCAAAAATTTGGTTATACCGAAAATTTGATAATATATTggaattaaatataaaattaaggGTTTTTTCTAAAACTAGTTATCtatttatactatatataaaaggatGGAGTCGATAAATTTTCTAGCCTCATTTTATCCTTTCGGTATaaggttttttttgttttgttttaatgtcaattttgtcattcacatagttttaatatttatgaCCATTTTCACATCAACAAGATAAAAATTACATTTTCTTaacttttcatttcttattataatttttctcaaaaattttaaaaatttctctccaattaattatgtcatttaaatttatccaaattCATTGACATCCCTCTCTATCCTTTTGTCTTCTGTCTCCCAATTATTCACATTCTCTTATCTCATATTAACTTTTTCTTATCTCTTTTaatctttcaaattttcttttcaaatatttgggtataaatatctcattcttttgtttttattttcacttATGTTTACAAGTCACAACGAAATTagaagtgaaaaataaaaacaaatcaaattatacttttctattttttttttttttttgttggtatATTTTTTACATAGAAGTATGTTTGTATATATTCATTCATTTATaggtttctttttagtacacaaCAGAAGTCGAGGAAACTTAACTACCAACTTCATGCTTGACATATAGATATGTTTAtgctctttatgtttaaattatgTAATATTGAGAATCTTTTTTAACGTAACCTTTGGAATCTTActcatgtttttttcttcatttaatttttttattaatgctattataaattttgaaatagtatattatgatatttctaaatttatgaTTCATTTTCTATGCATTACGatgtaaatataaaaatgatataaatatgaaagactgttctaattttataaagttaagttaaaactataatttttgTGTGTGTGATTTTCACATACATCGCACGCGTTGTTTACTAAGAAGAAAAAACACATCCAAACGGCAAAACTTGCTAAAAATGGTTGGGAGGAAAAAAACGTTGCGGTTGGGCTGGGCAAGGGAAAACGCCTTGGGCGAAAGGAGATTGCGGCTCGGAGACAGAATAGGATCGGCTTACAGCTAAATCGAAAGAGGCGTTGGTCATGGCTCAAACGAAAGGTGGTGGCTTATGGCTCAACGACTAAAGGGGGTCGGCTCAACGGATCGTCGATGCCACAGCTTGAACAGAGGGCGCGGCATGCGAGGCTAGCGACACGGATGAGGAGGAAAGCTTCGCGCAGTGGCTTGGCTTCATCTAACTATCAGCTGGGCTCAATTGACGTAAGTCGTCCCCAAGTCGGGCTCCTTTTCCACTTGAGCTGTGAGTCGTAGTCTTTTCGCTCGAGCCACACGCCCTTTCCATCCGAGCCGTTTTCCCTTGCCCAGCCCAACCACGTCTTCTTCCTCATCGTCTACCCCcgtttttcctttctttttctacttGCACGAAGTTTGAGGTCCAATTACatcttatttttaaatccattatatttttctctttcctcctaaattcaaatcacatCGACTATTTCTCTTCCCTAAATTTAGTATCATTTATCCTTACCTTTTCCGTACTATAAAATTTTGAACCCtgaaacttaattaatttttaaaaaacgaaGAAGAAAGTTTCATTCATCATGTGGAAAGGGaagatagattttttttttttttttgagaaattgGTAAATATAATCCAGTCGaacaaactaaaaaataaaattacaaaattcaaGACTTTATTCGACTTACTTGACTTCACTACTAACAATATATTGTATATCGTTTTCTTACTCTCTTACGTACAAAAATCAGTGGTTGTAATCATGTActaaaagaagagaaaattaaaagtATTATCGAACTTGATTTCACAAAATTGACATTGcatcatttttgttttttgtttttgttttgctcCACTCCATGCATATCTTTAAATCTTTCCTAACATTACAAAGTATTAACAATACtacaacataaaataaaattaaggcTAAGAGTGAGtaataagaagaaaattaaagaaagtCTAAATAtaagcaaatattcaaatgtttGCAAGAAAAATGGTCGAAGAGAATTCTTTATGTTGTGTACAAAAATAGAAATTACAAGACCTTCTAAACTTATATGAATTATTCTAgaaatttaatcttttaaacAAAGAGATAGATTTGTCATGTTTAACCTCCCCTATCTCTTAGAATCTTTACATTTATATTAAGTAGGGTTGTGAGAATGTAactaaaagataataaataattaatatttttattttattttaataataataatacttagatcATTTTAACTTTCACGTGTCAtaagtaatattttttttattttttttaatagttaATAACAATGAGATCATTTTAACCTTAATATGTCATAagtaatatttttctatttgttttaaaaattaagacaGGCTCATTGCATTGTGTACGTGAGtgatttttcttaaattatcaACCTATtctaaaatattcaataacaacaatttttatgtttaaaaacAAATGCAACTATCGTATATTTAAGACTAAATGTTTTAAGAAACacactattaattaattctaaaacttcttaatcaataaaaatataaaatattaacataaaCAAGAATTAAGTAAAAAACATAATTGAAATTAGAGAAATATTGTAACGTCCCAGTAGATTCAAAAGTTGTTATGGAATAGGACCATCTTGACCTTACACTTAATTAAGGGTAAAGTTTTCCTTGGttgattatttttaattattgaagtttaaggatgaaataaattaattaattgtgaagtaacaaattaattaatgctttggaaagggtcaaatgtggctttaatgaagagagagagaggagggttGCTATTGGAttaaagtagaaaagaaaatagtaataaaagaagaaaagaaagtatttttgtgtgggttttattttattttttttatttttgattcttttaaaaagggggcattgggaggcgtgaaactcatcaccttcccaagaaaaccTAGCCCCAAATTGCTCTCACCATAGCCGCCGCCGCCGATCGACCAACGCATGCCACCGAGCCGACACCaccctcccagccgcgccggagaATTTAAACCGAGTCAAGCCATCGCACGCCTAGGGACAGCTACGCACGCCGCGCCGTGTCTGCCAGCCGAAActcgtcgcgccgcttcgatccgaggcAGAGCAGCCGAGTCGCGTAGCGTCGCTCCGATCAGGTGTtgaggagccgcagccgatccgtcagccagccgcgtcCTGCCGAGTCGCCGAGCAGCCCAGCCGGATCGTGCGCCAGCCGTCGCGTGAGCTGCGTCCTATCGAGTCGCCGAGCAGCAGCAGTCGACGGTAGTCAGCCGCGCacctccagccgtcgaacccgaacccggaaccgctcCACGCCCGCTCGTCCGAACCTGGAACTACTccacgcccgctcgcccgaacccgaacccgCGTCCGTGCCCACACGTGCCCAGCCCTCTCCACGTGcaagccacgccgcgccgcctgcactgcaagccgagccggtccctgttctCTTTCCaaccgagccgccaagcctaatttggctccttccatccaatttttggtaattaaattaattactt contains:
- the LOC103500825 gene encoding uncharacterized protein LOC103500825 isoform X3, whose amino-acid sequence is MPDSDILHVHYEVEDVDDGGGEEEEEEEEDDDDDEETDESEETVEGHAEEGVDYVPEVLQSPRASQTGTTGSAQARVSFWVEEELDKRRRTEGGEASSSQNEWNRNENDDMICSICMDAWTNYGEHHICCLPCGHLYGMSCINRWLQQRKNAGKCPQCNRKCSTKDVRKLFAPRIVAADGESQKRIKSLEATCASLEKKDANWCRKEVEWKKRETDLQLKLQELSERTNYLEHLLEDSQRKPVLANLDCTFQGKSVSEHNFGLRFSSQVSSCSFILKKELMVDGARLIDVDASNQIVLVARRQSGFGGTHVLTKISLMSPYEREDIGIPFCTNAVRDLHISPAARNLVLFSSLGKKLAILSMESNHIILDYDLPEAAWSCSWDQNSSHHVYAGLKNGLLVMFDMRQTVGPLKILQGLTNNPIHTIHSLSSYSTVSNDKSILSASAYGICQWNFDALEEGNKSRSLYISCLLLK